DNA from Nitrospira sp.:
GAAGATGCGGCGGGTATGGGTTGATCCGGTCATGGAGGTGAGGATTGAGCCGATGGAGATTCCATGAACGAAGCCCACCCTTCCGTTCGATGCATGTCCGCTCGGCCCTTGGCCACGAGGCGCGCCGCCGCCTCGACCAATGAAGCCTGGTCGTCCGCCGACAACCCGAGATTCGTCGTGATGTGCGTGACCCGCGCTCCCAACGGATCGCCGTCCGGCAGCTGACGCAAGGCCAGGTGCCAGAAGCGACAGGAGCCGCCGGTTCCGTCCCGGCCTATGCGGAAACTGCCGAACATGGCCACGTCCTGCTGCGAAACGGGAATGCCGGCCAGTTCCAACACGTTCCGTCGATGACCCCTGAGCAAGGCCGCGGCAGCGGAAAGGGGTGTACGGGCCTCGTTCCTCTGTCTGCCGGTTGCATCGACGGAGACGACCAGACAACCCCGAGGAAACAGGTCCTGCATCGATCGCTGGGACAGCGTGTCATCCAGCACCCGCATCAAGGTTCGGATGCCGAGATTGTCCGCGGCGCCTCCATCGTAAGCCAACAGGGGCGGACGATCGGTCCGGTCGGCTCCGGTCTCGGCGTAAGGAAGGGCCAGCGGCTCCAACACACCGGGGTAGGCGGCGGACATGTAGACGGCGCGGGCGATACTGAAGGGTGCCAGCGACAAGCCCAGCTCCGCAAACCGTTCATCCGATATGACGAACGGCTCGCCGGTGAGGGCATCAGTCGAGTTCAACAGGAGGATCGGTTTGGAGGGATTCAAGTCGGCAAAGGTGGCGCCGCGAAACAGCTTGTCGTCCAACACCCGAATCACCTGCTCGGCGGGAATCCTGTCGGTCAGAACATATCGCAATACATTCTGCGGAACGGTATACCAGGGCCCCAGCATCGCCCGCTGAAAATCGCGACCGACCTGTTCGATGAACCCGTTCTGAAAATTGAACTCATGGTAGCCCTCGAGCGCGTAGGCAGCGGCGGGCAGCGCTCCTCCCGACACAGCCGACAACACATCGACCTGCTGCAACAGGCCGGCTCGGTCGAGTTCCTTCATCACCGCCGCGCCGAAGACGGCGGCGCGGCTCCCGCCGCCGGAAAACGCCAGTCCGATGAATCGGCCGTCGGCCAGTTCTTTCGTCCTCAGGTGCAGGGTGGCTCTGGTGGCGGACTGCGAGGGCGGCTCAACGGGGTTGTGCTGTGGAGGGTCCAGCGCGGTGCAGGATACACAAGCCAGAGCCGTAGCCAGTAACCAGTGGCCTCTGCGAAGTCCCCGCAAGCTCCTCATGTTTCACTCTACGGACGAACCATGCGCGCGGATGTCTCGTCGGGCTGAAACCCGTTCGAGACGAGGGCGACACTACTCGGTTCATCACGCGCTCTAACAGGCTGCGGAAAAACTCGATTATTGAGTAAGACGCTGCGATCAGCTCACGTGCCGTGTCGGTGCCAGAATCGCCCGCAGGATGCGCAAAAAGGCCGTCCAGCAAGGTCGCAGCGAGGTCCGCGCGCGAAGAATAATGAGCGTCACGTGTGCGGACGCCGGCGAAACGGTGAGCCGGCAGTGTCTTGGGGCGAATCTTACCCGCCCACCCCGAGCCTGCCGAGACAGGCACTGTGCCCGTGGCCGTACGTTGAGCGTCTGAGCGATGCGAGAACGCCGTTGGCGGACTTTTTCCGCATCCTGCCAAAGCGCGGGACTAATTTCTCGTCAGCTTCCGATATCGGATCCGATGCGGCTGGTCTGCCTCCTTGCCGAGCCGTCTCTTGCGGTCTGCTTCGTATTCGCTGTAGTTGCCCTCGTACCAGACGACCTTGCTGTCGCCTTCAAAAGCCAGGATGTGCGTGGCGATGCGATCTAGAAACCAGCGGTCGTGGCTGCTGATGACGGCGCAGCCGGCAAACCCTTCCAAACCCTCCTCCAACGCCCGCAACGTGTTTACATCGAGGTCGTTGGTCGGCTCGTCAAGGATGATGAGGTTGGCTCCTTCTTTCAGCATCCGCGCCAGGTGGACGCGATTCCGTTCGCCGCCCGACAGGTCCTTGACCTTCTTTTGTTGATCCGTCCCGGC
Protein-coding regions in this window:
- a CDS encoding Patatin — encoded protein: MRSLRGLRRGHWLLATALACVSCTALDPPQHNPVEPPSQSATRATLHLRTKELADGRFIGLAFSGGGSRAAVFGAAVMKELDRAGLLQQVDVLSAVSGGALPAAAYALEGYHEFNFQNGFIEQVGRDFQRAMLGPWYTVPQNVLRYVLTDRIPAEQVIRVLDDKLFRGATFADLNPSKPILLLNSTDALTGEPFVISDERFAELGLSLAPFSIARAVYMSAAYPGVLEPLALPYAETGADRTDRPPLLAYDGGAADNLGIRTLMRVLDDTLSQRSMQDLFPRGCLVVSVDATGRQRNEARTPLSAAAALLRGHRRNVLELAGIPVSQQDVAMFGSFRIGRDGTGGSCRFWHLALRQLPDGDPLGARVTHITTNLGLSADDQASLVEAAARLVAKGRADMHRTEGWASFMESPSAQSSPP